In Thermostichus vulcanus str. 'Rupite', the genomic stretch GATGATGAGGTGTCGCGCCGTCTGGCTATGTTAACGGGGCAGAGCAACCCCCAAGCAAATCTGCCAATGCCGGATCTGGACTTTGAGGTGAAGTCCCCCCAACAGCGGCAGCAGCCTCCTCAGTAGGTTGGTTCAGTAGGTCGGTAGCCCAGTCCCCTGTAACTCCACTCTGTCACACTCTGTCACGACACTCCCCAATCGCGCGGATGGCGTAGCACCTCGTAGAGCTTCGCTTCCCAGGTGTTGGGTTCCGGTTCATAGCCGTATTCCCAGCGCACCAAGGGTGGCAAGGACATCAAAATCGATTCCGTCCGTCCCTGGGTCTGCAAGCCAAAGATTGTTCCCCGGTCGTATACCAAGTTGAACTCCACGTAGCGTCCGCGACGATACAACTGAAACTGCCGCTCCCGCTCTCCCCATTCCATTTGCTGCCGCCGTTCCACAATCGGCACATAGGCGGGCAAAAAGGACTGGCCACAAGCCTGAACCAACTGAAACAGATGTTCCCAACTGCGGGATCCCACCCGGACTTGTAAAGACGGAGGTTGCGGATCCCCGTCCACCTGACCCTCAGGTCGGTACACCAAACCGGCCCGTTCGTCCTGATAATCGAAGAAAATACCCCCAATGCCGCGGGCCTCACCCCGATGGGGCAAGAAAAAGTACTGATCACACCATGTTTTGAAAATAGGGTAGTAGACAGGATCCAGCGCATCACAGGCTGCCCGAATCGTCCGGTGGAAGTGAACAGCATCCTCCTCGAACAGGTAGTAGGGGGTGAGATCCATGCCACCGCCAAACCACCACACCGACCCCGCTTCAAAATAGCGATAGTTCAAATGCACCGTCGGCACATACGGGTTGCGCGGATGCAACACCATCGAGGTACCTGTGGCATAGAAGGAGTGACCTTCTGCCTCTGGGCGTTGTTTCAGGATCGAGGGCGGCAAATGGGATCCGAAGACCTCAGAAAAGTTAACGCCTCCTTGTTCAAAAACCCGCCCCTGCTGAATCACCCGCGAGCGCCCGCCACCGCCACCGGGCCGTTCCCAACGATCCTCCCGGAACTGGGCTTCACCATCCACAGCCTCCAAACGGGCACAGATGTCATCCTGGAGCTGCCGCAGGAATTGACCCACCTGTTGGCGGGCATCCACCGGCAGACCTACGGGGCTTGAGGTCAGCATTGTCATCGCAGATCGTTATTGGGAGAGTATTGGAAAGTTGCTTGGGAAAAGGACGCTGCCACTCGCCTCCCTCGACAAGCTGGTTCGACAGAGTGTTGCAGTGACCAGAGCCATTTTAGGTGGGAACCGCCTCATAAGGACGCAGCCGTGCCCATTTGTTACGTTCTTCCTGAAAGCTTTGGCAACCTACCACATCCCATTCCATTTCCGTGCCACCGTTGCGAATATTCACATTGATCTGGGGCCCTTGCGGTTCAAAATCGGGAGTTAGAGTCAGGTGAGGCTGTTGGTGCTGAGCTTCAACCGCGTGATAGGTGGTGCAGCGATCCACATAGTGGCAGTGAATACAAATACACATGGCTGTCGCCTTGACGATACACTGCAAGACCTTGACGATAACATTTCCGCCTCTGGGGGGCGGGGGATGTCTAGTTTTGTAAACCTTGCTTGAGACATTTCTTCGTAACACTTCTTTGTAAAGATGGGCATCCCGTTGGGACTTGTCTAAAATCTCGACATACTCTCGGCATACTTCTGCTATCAGGGGCTCGATCCAGACTAGGATCAAGCGAACTCTTTTGAGTGGGCTGGGGACGGGGATCCCACGGTTAAGTGGCTTCTGGGACTACTGCTTGTCTTTCGGCACATCTGCAACACCCTGGAGAAAGCACGTTTTGTTGATCTCGTTTTGTTGATTTCATAAAGTCATAAAGAAACCCGCATTCAGGAGGCA encodes the following:
- the hemF gene encoding oxygen-dependent coproporphyrinogen oxidase yields the protein MLTSSPVGLPVDARQQVGQFLRQLQDDICARLEAVDGEAQFREDRWERPGGGGGRSRVIQQGRVFEQGGVNFSEVFGSHLPPSILKQRPEAEGHSFYATGTSMVLHPRNPYVPTVHLNYRYFEAGSVWWFGGGMDLTPYYLFEEDAVHFHRTIRAACDALDPVYYPIFKTWCDQYFFLPHRGEARGIGGIFFDYQDERAGLVYRPEGQVDGDPQPPSLQVRVGSRSWEHLFQLVQACGQSFLPAYVPIVERRQQMEWGERERQFQLYRRGRYVEFNLVYDRGTIFGLQTQGRTESILMSLPPLVRWEYGYEPEPNTWEAKLYEVLRHPRDWGVS
- a CDS encoding Ycf34 family protein, encoding MCICIHCHYVDRCTTYHAVEAQHQQPHLTLTPDFEPQGPQINVNIRNGGTEMEWDVVGCQSFQEERNKWARLRPYEAVPT